A single region of the Nicotiana sylvestris chromosome 6, ASM39365v2, whole genome shotgun sequence genome encodes:
- the LOC104230380 gene encoding early nodulin-like protein 4, whose translation MESLFSLSSFFLIFLGFMCSCEAYTFYAGGKSGWVLNPTESYSHWSDRNRFQVNDTIIFKFKIGSDSVLIVDQDDYSKCNKDKPIRELKHGDSKIKLYRSGPFYFISGHEDNCEKGQKLKVVVLSPNHKAHNALSPVTEPIGSVSPAPSPAQSAAGFTVSPSGFLWGFSLMIAAYICILV comes from the exons ATGGAGTCTCTTTTTTCACTTAgctctttctttttgatttttcttggcTTTATGTGCTCGTGTGAAGCTTATACATTCTATGCTGGTGGCAAAAGTGGCTGGGTTTTAAATCCTACTGAATCTTACAGTCATTGGTCTGACAGAAATCGCTTTCAAGTCAATGATACCATTA TTTTCAAGTTCAAAATTGGGTCAGATTCTGTTCTTATAGTTGACCAAGATGATTATTCCAAGTGCAACAAGGACAAGCCAATTCGTGAACTAAAACATGGTGATTCAAAAATCAAGCTTTACAGATCAGGCCCATTCTATTTCATCAGTGGACATGAAGATAATTGTGAGAAGGGCCAGAAGCTCAAAGTTGTTGTGTTATCTCCCAACCATAAAGCCCACAATGCCTTGAGCCCAGTCACTGAGCCCATTGGGTCAGTTTCACCAGCCCCGTCTCCGGCCCAATCGGCTGCAGGGTTTACTGTTAGTCCTAGTGGTTTCCTTTGGGGCTTTAGTTTGATGATAGCAGCATATATCTGTATCTTGGTTTAA